ttctttttattttattttatttttttcccttccCTAATTATATTAAAACGGTTAAATCCCTGCAACTTATCTCAATATATGGATCAAGTGGtatatgatattaattaaatCATGAACTTGACCCATTAAccacttaataaaattatttattaaaaatttactcGCTAATTTAATGATCAAAGTTAAATAAGTAATTCAAATtctcatttaaaattttacgaAAAGATTCTTTATGAAAGAGAGATGATTGGTTCTCACGATTAttttgttaggatcgaattcacgcgcacacacttgatgaatgaagaacacaagaactttcaagagaaagagatgagagatctaaagagagaaagagaatatccaatattttgtggtaataccccgtgagtaaacttccaagGCGGtgagatatatttatattaatgaatcaaaatattttttattacagagaataaatagtaaaacctaaaatttatattagtcAAGCTCCACAACTTAACAGACTTTATGAATCATTACACATCATCGAAACCACTACTACTACACATATGCTGAGTAAATTgagaaaagtgaaaaaagaaaaataataaatactaattgataaacaacaaaaaaatatcaccTATGATACATATTGATAGGGAAGgaaggaaaaaaattcaaatatagcTGCAAGAAGATGATTGATGTCAATTAAATTCATTCTAAGAACCAATTAAAGATGATTAATTagagattttgaatttgaattcttCGAACAATAAAATTACAATACTATAGAATTGAGCTTACTCTAATTAATGTAAAATTGAGACATcgttaattaattgattgataCTTGATAATACATTATTATCACTCAGGTAATCACgctttctaaaataataatatgtaaaGGAGTCGATATAAGTGTCTAAAATAATCACTCCAAATTATTTTTCGTatgaattcatatttaaattttcttaaaaaagtattttttaaatataaatacaaagaaACACAACAAAGAATtgcataaaagtatataaattaACACAGTTAgttcttcaaaatattaaatgacTACATAAAACTTGAATtagcaaaagaaaatttttatttttggctaACAAAATTCATCCTTGATCTTATTTAGTGgtgaattaataataaattatgttaGCTACAAAATAGTTAGCAACTAATGAAGTTCATAACTAATTCAAATACTTTATGCATCAAAAACAGAATTtgaaaaaacacaataaaacataattgatttGGTAAACAATAAATCTCcacataaaatgagataaaAGAGATTATTATTGAAGAAGAGTTATATAAGCTTCATCtttattgaagaaaaagaacatTATAACAATGGATAGAGGTTTCGAGGAACCTTTTATTCTAACGTAACAGTGGTAAAAcgtaataaaatattatgttcAAACCATGAGTACATAAAATCTTTTTGTAAGTATCAATTCTGAATGGATCCTGTTCGAATGTAATGAGAGCTCTAATGTGAACTCATATACCGAgcgaaaaagaaagaaagatgatTGTTGAGGATTTTGTCcactaattatttaaatttaaaattccaCACATGATGTTAGATTTGCTACTTCAAAAAAAGTCCAGGACAAGGAATGGCAAGTGATGATATTGTCTGTGAATGACCAAACTACCAAGAATGGACCATGTGtaacaactttttaattttctattatgtactaatactatattattattattattattattattattattattattattattattatagactATAGAATTTAGTGCCAAATTATGTGCACCAAACATATTTCAAAAACTTGAATTCAAAATGTATGATTGTAGCACAAGGTCCCCACCATTTGAATCAGGTCTTCTCAAttggataaattatttttgttaagatAAGACTTATTttatgacataaaaataattaaaacactaAGGATGTGTTTGATATAGGtgagattttttaatttattatgttttgtcgattaatcattttttaaaaataacttttcttatttaaaaagtacataaaaaatcacttatttttcattttttttgaaaaaagaacaataaattCTTTCACACCAAAACACACTCTTGGAGAAGAACTCATAAGAAGACATTTTGCTGTATTATAATTTCAAGATTGAGTTCCACTTATTATATGCTTTGtaataatagttttttaattaatctttcttaataagaaaggaaaaaatatatataaaaaagtaaaaaagtaaaagacagCCAAAAGACGTGTGTTTGAGAGAAATGAATGCTCTTTTTGTTGAATGAATGAAACAATTGATTACACAAACTTTGATTTTGTTCTTAGAAGTTTCCAATTCTTGATTAGGTGAACCGCAAAGGATAACTTTAGTACATAATCTAATAAAAGTGCTCAATTAAGgatctttttagtttttttttatttacttgacCACTTTTAATGCACTtacaatacaagtttaatacatattacaaagatgaatttattattcaaatataatataagttttaatgagggataatacatttatcacaaattttaatacacttatgatacaatgtgataattttttaccaaacaaacataatatatttcaaaaacaattataattcaaatatattgcatacataattcacttttaatacatattacatatttaacacaatattgctataaatggtaataaacaaaaagtatcactaattatttttaaaaaatgtatctaTTCATGTAATTATACTTATACGGTGCACTTTGGGACTCGATGAAAGTATAGtcgaataaataaatttgtgaGGTCTGTTGAACCAGATATGCCTATGCTTAGATTTTGACCACTGGCGGACCCTTCTCTATAGGTGGGGTATACGTTTAACacttaacttaaaaaaataatcatgtatatatgtatacttatttttaaaaattgatataattaataGTGCATCAATGAGGAGCATAGATGTTCCATTGTACTATTGATACAAGCTAAAGGAACCACTCTATAGTCTTGGGTTTGAATTCAGCTAAAATgttatttcactatttttattttcagtttATTCTAAAGCTCATATTTGAGCTAAGCTAATATTGACACACCTGATATcttcaatttttgaatttgCTAACGACAATTATGAATCATTATGTCCACGTTTCTGAAGACGCTCTTCTCTTTTAAGAGGATTCACGGCATGtcaatttctaataaaattttgCATGTTATATCTAATTAAATCATATACTTTCATTGCTTGTGCAAGTCTCCCTCAATTCCACATGATTGTGACAAATTACAAATTATTATAGAATTTTCTCtatggtttttttatttatattatttgtgcACAAAACTTACTCTCTTATTACTACCACATCATTTTGTATTTGTTAATTAGTGGAGGAGgaggggaaaaaaaagaaatattgaaagGGAGGTGCCGAAAGAAggcaaaataataaataaataaatatgagagaAAGAGGACAAAAAGGAAATGAGGTcaaaaagaaatgagaagagaaataattaaaggaattaaaataaaacaataactaGAGGACAAGTTGCATATGCTAAttaaatatcttaattaatttgatttcgAAAATCTCCTCATCCAAAAAAACCAACTAATCAACAGTCAATTTGTTCTCTAGTTTACTCTTAatgaattctttttaaaattaagtcgaaatcaaaatttatatgcATGGCGATAGATTTACATGAATATAGTAACTTTAGTTGATAAACACATACtctcaatttaatttaataacttaaaaaataatataaatacattaaattcTGATTGCATCTCTAAAACACTTCCttcttaaataattttgatgCTACAATAAATTTAAGtcagaatctcaaaataaatatcaaacatacggtaaaaaaattataaaagaaaaaaaccaaAGGGTGAAGCTAGGAAAGTAGTatactttcttttattcatcTCAATTTAcgtaacatatttttatatctggtaattatttaactttataatatctatttttttcttaacaacGACTTACTTTacatcataaatttcaaaaaataaattctcaaaaattttatatcaaatcaaataacgTCATTTCGTTGAATCGTACTATTCAGTGAAAACGTAGCTAGTGTCTCACCTACAGCTCACTAAGGAAAAGTAGTTAACTGTTATCATTACAACCAGCTTGCAAACAACTAAAAGCCCTATTAAAGAAACCgcgttttctttttctttttcttttttttttttaaaaaaattcttttttcctttatttcctctttggatttttttttaaaaaaatctttaaatctatatataaatacacatcCATCTACTCACACTCTCACCTcactttttccaaaaaaaaaaaaaaattaaaatggattcttcatcttcaaaaaattttcttctcctctttgtaacattcttgaattttttcaacattttattAGCAAAAAATACCCCTTTTTCTATGTCATTTCCTCTTATTTCAACACAATTatcacataattcatcatcTAAAGCTCTTTTTCTATCATCCCTTATGGCAAATTCTCAtcaaaatagaaatacaaaaattatgcCTAGAGTTGTTCCATCTTTGAATTACAAATCAACTTTTAAATATTCTATGGCTCTTATTATTACACTTCCTATAGGTACACCaccacaaaatcaacaaatggTTTTGGATACTGGTAGTCAACTTTCTTGGATTCAGTGTcataaaaaaattccaaaaataccCCCGCCAACGACGTCGTTTGATCCTTCTTTATCCTCTTCTTTTTCCGTCCTTCCTTGTAGTCATCCTTTGTGTAAGCCGCGAATTCCCGATTTTACCCTTCCAACGTCGTGTGACCAAAATCGATTGTGTCATTACTCGTATTTTTATGCTGATGGTACTCTGGCTGAGGGTAATCTTGTCCgtgaaaaaattacattttcaCGTTCCCAAAGTACCCCTCCTTTGATTCTTGGTTGCGCTACCGAGTCCGATGATGCtgagggtattttgggtatgaATCTTGGAAGGTTCTCATTTGCCTCCCAAGCCAAGGTACAAAAGTTCTCGTATTGCGTGCCGATTCGACAAGGTAACCATACGGTTAAACCTACCGGAACATTCTACCTAGGGCAAAACCCGAATTCACATACGTTTCGATACGTGAATTTATTGACTTTTCCTCAAAGTCAACGCATGCCTAATTTGGACCCCCTAGCATACACTGTCGGTATGGTAGGGATAAAAATTGgcgaaaagaaattaaatatctCTACAAGAGTTTTTCGGCCGAATGCTGGTGGTTCAGGTCAGACGATTGTCGATTCAGGCACGGAATACACTTTTTTGGTGGAAGAAGCGTATAATAAGGTGCGAGAAGAAATTGTTAGGTTAGTTGGTCGAAAAATGAAGAGAGGTTACGTGTTCGGTGATGCGCTCGACATGTGTTTCGATAGCGTCCATTCGATGGAAATTGGACGATTGATAGGTGAAATGACGTTGCAATTTGAAAATGGAGTTGAGATTTTGATCAATAAGGAAAGGATGTTAGATGAAGTGGAGGGTGGGATCCATTGTGTTGGGATCGGACGGTCAGAATCACTTGGTATTGCAAGTAATATTATTGGTAATTTTCATCAGCAAAATCTATGGGTAGAATTTGATTTGAGAAATCGAAGAGTGGGATTTGGAAAAGGTGAGTGTAGTACACAAGTGTAATGGGCATTAATTATATACTATGGTATATATTTTCATAAGattatatatcattataagGGTGGAACTCGAGCATCGAAGAGATTAAAGGTCTATATGTCTTGACCTAATTTTCTGAATATCACGTGCTCATTCGATATATATTGAATGATAATATGGAGCTAGCCATGGCTTTAAGTCTTAAATGCATGTTCGAGGCTATAAAGAAGTTCAGATCAGTGATATTATGATTCgagttatataatattttaatcaataGTCTCGAGCTAGAGGACTTAGGTCTTGTGCAGTGTAAAATAGTAAAGTAGTATAATAGATGAGGCtgaaaacatataatatatgatatgtatatgtacTTTATTAAACTTgcaattcttttattatatatattatttttttattcctacatggaaaatttacttaaatttcGTTTGATCTTAGTTCACTTTTAAGATATTCTAATTAAGATTTTGAATAGTCATATCTTTCTATAAGCAACGTTTGATATATCGACACACATTGCTTCATGTTTGTTATTTCGAAACCACTacgaaattttttaaaattatttttcttaaagaataatacaaagttaattaaaattaagaagtcTTTAGAGGATGATGTTTGCTAAGTTTATAAACGAATTAAAAGTTTATTAGCTTATTAAGGAATTTTGATTTATCTATGTATTTGACAAATTAAAAGtacttataaattaaaatcgATCATAAGTTAGATCGTCTTGAATATatagtaataaaatttaaagcacttttagtttagttaaatatttttaacgaTTTTATCCTCAATCTCTTTTGTAATCTCCAAAATATCTTTCTAAAATATAgtaacttctaatttttttttcctttttatataacaataataaatttttgtgaaattttacaaataaaatttaaaaaggatatattacataatattttttttcctattctaTAGATATTATAGATTCATATCATGTTTTCAAAAGATCTTCGATTTATATAACTTCCCTATTAGATCtcttttatgttattaatttaataataaatatacatagccagatattaaattaaagataaagaGTAAATAGGGACATGTTAACAAtgtaaaaaa
This DNA window, taken from Solanum lycopersicum chromosome 5, SLM_r2.1, encodes the following:
- the LOC101261332 gene encoding aspartic proteinase PCS1-like, encoding MDSSSSKNFLLLFVTFLNFFNILLAKNTPFSMSFPLISTQLSHNSSSKALFLSSLMANSHQNRNTKIMPRVVPSLNYKSTFKYSMALIITLPIGTPPQNQQMVLDTGSQLSWIQCHKKIPKIPPPTTSFDPSLSSSFSVLPCSHPLCKPRIPDFTLPTSCDQNRLCHYSYFYADGTLAEGNLVREKITFSRSQSTPPLILGCATESDDAEGILGMNLGRFSFASQAKVQKFSYCVPIRQGNHTVKPTGTFYLGQNPNSHTFRYVNLLTFPQSQRMPNLDPLAYTVGMVGIKIGEKKLNISTRVFRPNAGGSGQTIVDSGTEYTFLVEEAYNKVREEIVRLVGRKMKRGYVFGDALDMCFDSVHSMEIGRLIGEMTLQFENGVEILINKERMLDEVEGGIHCVGIGRSESLGIASNIIGNFHQQNLWVEFDLRNRRVGFGKGECSTQV